The DNA region GCGAAATTTATGGTACAAAGAAAATTATAATCAAATAATTGAGGTGATATCGAATGTATAGATTTTTGAGTAGGGTGTTCTTATTCTTTGTCATTATTTCATTCACAAGTCAGCTTACGTCCAAAACTGCCGCAGCCCCTGAATCAAATTCTCTAATAAAATTTTCTCAAACAACTTCAGTAGTGGTTGGCCAACAGAAAGTGCCTGATCCGATTTTTCCCTTTATTGATATAGCAATTGACAGCAAAGGAAATATCTTCGTTGCCGGAGTCACCACTTCTGGGGAATTTCCAGTTGTTACAGCCGGATATGACACAACGTACAACGGAGGAGATGATGTCTTTGTCGTCAAATATGATAGTGAGCTGAAACATCTGCTCGCAGCGACATTTATCGGAGGTAAATCCAATGATTGGAGCCGCGCGATCTACATTGATGGTCAGGATAATATCTATATTACCGGGAAATCATGGTCTCGTGATTTTGCCGGAGGAATTGACAAGGCTTTTGTGAATGAATTGGTACAGGATATTGGTTTTATCGTTCAACTGGATTCATCCTTATCAATGATTAAAAGTATTGCCTATATCGATAATGCCGACATTTTTGCTATTGCCCCTGGACATGACGGCACACTGTATGTTGCCGGAGGCATAACCAGCGACCCTCAGGCGGAGGTTCGCGCATTGACTGCGGGTTTTGATCGAAAATATCACGGCGGCATGAGTGATGGCTTTGTCGCACGATATGGGGTGACAGGCCTTGATCAATTGATGAATTTTACTCTGATCGGCAGTTCCGGGGTTGATGAGATAATTGATATTAAAGTAAATGATCAAAATTTTGTTTATCTTGTCGGATATGCCGGCGCCAGTGATTTCCCCACTACTTCAGATGCTTTTGACAATACCTATAATGGTGGCTTTACGGATGCCTTTGTCGTCAAGCTGGATGGAGAACTATCAACACTTGTCGCCTCAACATTTCTCGGCGGGCAGAACATTGATAGAGGCCATAGTCTTGGTATTGATGACCATGATCAAATAGTTGTGACCGGTGCAACGGAATCAGCTGATTTTCCTTGCTCCGAAGTCTCTTTTGATAATTCCTTCAATGGCGGCGAAAATGATATGTTTCTCACTGTCCTGAGTGGTGATTTGGACAAAATCATCGCTTCTACTTTTGTCGGGGGATCAGCCAGAGACCGTGGCATTGACTTGGTTATAACTCAGGACAATCATATCGTTGTTGCCGGCGAAACCAGTTCCAGTAATTTTCCTGTTATTGGAGACAGCCGGACGAATAAGTATTCCGGTGGCCAAACCGATATGTTTCTCGTTCTTTTTGATATCTCCTTGAACTATCTTGGAGGATCAATCTTGGGCGGTAAGCAGGAGGATCTTATGCCTCAACTGGCTTTGATCAATAAAGATGTACTTGTAGTTGGAAGCACCGCTTCCAATGATTTCCCGTCAAAAAGAACAATGAAGGCTGTCGATTACTCTCAGCGGATGTTTGATCTTTTTGTGTCACAAATCAGTTTTAAATGAGAAAGATTGTAACGGATGAATATTGTTTGCAGGCTATCCGGTTGTGTCGTCTTGCCCGTGGGGTAACAGTTCAGAGGGATATTTCTTATCGATTATAATTGGATGATATGACCGGATAGCCTGCAAATTCATCTATTCACAGATGACTTATGATAATAAATCTTATATCCCTCCATTAAAGCAGAAGATTTTATTTCCAGCGTTAAAAATTTCTTCAAGTCGAATAAATTTTTCTCATGTCAGTTGTGTAAATTCTTGGCATTTAATTACATTTTTACTATAATGAAAGGATAGGGAAGTTGCATCCATATTTTAACGTCCATTTAATTTGAGACTCTTGGTGGTTTTTTTTATGAAGTACAATTTGCCACATCATCTTGGAAATTGTTTTAATATAATTACAAGTTTTTTTGATACATCCATTGTCAAGCGGCAGCTAAAATATTTTGTTGCGCATGTTCAAGTTACCGTCCTTTTCTTTTTTATCTTTTTCCCAATATCATCTGCTTTTGCTGAGGTTTCCTTTCAGTCCCTGAAT from Pseudomonadota bacterium includes:
- a CDS encoding SBBP repeat-containing protein, which gives rise to MPDPIFPFIDIAIDSKGNIFVAGVTTSGEFPVVTAGYDTTYNGGDDVFVVKYDSELKHLLAATFIGGKSNDWSRAIYIDGQDNIYITGKSWSRDFAGGIDKAFVNELVQDIGFIVQLDSSLSMIKSIAYIDNADIFAIAPGHDGTLYVAGGITSDPQAEVRALTAGFDRKYHGGMSDGFVARYGVTGLDQLMNFTLIGSSGVDEIIDIKVNDQNFVYLVGYAGASDFPTTSDAFDNTYNGGFTDAFVVKLDGELSTLVASTFLGGQNIDRGHSLGIDDHDQIVVTGATESADFPCSEVSFDNSFNGGENDMFLTVLSGDLDKIIASTFVGGSARDRGIDLVITQDNHIVVAGETSSSNFPVIGDSRTNKYSGGQTDMFLVLFDISLNYLGGSILGGKQEDLMPQLALINKDVLVVGSTASNDFPSKRTMKAVDYSQRMFDLFVSQISFK